One Mangrovimonas cancribranchiae DNA segment encodes these proteins:
- a CDS encoding FMN-binding negative transcriptional regulator, with protein sequence MAYPPKIHQDNNKAHMIAMMAKFPLATLISVKNDEPVVTHLPLIYNDNKLIGHVDKFNPQAELLKDNQPVTIIFSGPQCYISPSMYKTEQLPTWNYVKVHLKGIATEITDADKIKQSMINMTTFLEPENAYILKADNPKMEAYLPYVKGFEITISHWEGKFKLSQNRNTEDFELAKQELIKQHQKSIEKFLNKMF encoded by the coding sequence TTGGCGTATCCACCTAAAATTCATCAAGATAACAACAAAGCTCACATGATTGCCATGATGGCGAAATTTCCTCTAGCTACACTTATCTCGGTAAAAAATGATGAGCCAGTTGTTACACATTTACCGCTTATTTATAATGACAACAAGCTTATTGGACATGTAGATAAGTTTAATCCCCAAGCCGAATTATTAAAAGATAACCAGCCTGTTACTATTATTTTTTCTGGACCGCAATGCTACATTTCTCCTAGCATGTACAAAACCGAACAACTCCCTACTTGGAACTACGTAAAAGTGCATTTAAAAGGAATAGCTACGGAAATTACGGATGCAGATAAAATTAAACAAAGTATGATTAACATGACCACCTTTTTAGAGCCTGAAAATGCCTATATTTTAAAAGCCGACAACCCAAAAATGGAAGCTTATTTACCCTACGTAAAAGGGTTTGAAATAACCATTTCGCATTGGGAAGGCAAGTTTAAACTCTCCCAAAACCGCAACACAGAAGATTTTGAATTAGCTAAACAAGAACTCATAAAACAGCATCAAAAAAGTATTGAAAAGTTTTTGAACAAGATGTTTTAG
- the rlmB gene encoding 23S rRNA (guanosine(2251)-2'-O)-methyltransferase RlmB: protein MEKNTQIFGLRAIIEAIESGKTVDKLFIQKGLQGELYKELHDLVKKENISYSVVPVEKLNRLSHKNHQGVVAQISPIDFYDLDNLVMSVIESGKTPLFLLLDQLSDVRNFGAIIRTAECTGVNGIIIQKKGGAPVNADTIKTSAGAVFKIPICKVDHIKDAVFHLQASGIKVVAATEKTDNFIYDVSFKEPTGIIMGAEGKGISPSVLKAVDEKAKLPLLGDIESLNVSVACGAFLYEVVRQRH, encoded by the coding sequence ATGGAAAAAAACACTCAAATATTTGGTTTACGTGCTATTATTGAAGCCATAGAATCTGGAAAAACAGTTGATAAGCTTTTTATCCAAAAAGGCTTACAAGGCGAATTATATAAAGAGTTACATGATCTCGTTAAAAAAGAAAATATTTCCTATAGCGTAGTTCCTGTTGAAAAATTAAATAGACTCTCACATAAAAACCATCAGGGTGTTGTTGCGCAAATCTCACCTATCGACTTTTATGATTTAGACAACTTGGTTATGAGTGTTATAGAATCTGGAAAAACACCTCTATTTTTATTGTTAGACCAACTAAGCGATGTTAGAAACTTTGGTGCTATTATAAGAACTGCCGAATGTACAGGGGTTAATGGTATTATTATTCAGAAAAAAGGTGGCGCTCCAGTAAATGCCGACACAATTAAAACAAGTGCTGGTGCAGTTTTTAAAATCCCCATTTGTAAAGTAGATCATATTAAAGATGCTGTATTTCATTTACAGGCTTCTGGTATAAAAGTGGTAGCTGCTACTGAAAAAACAGATAATTTTATTTATGATGTTTCCTTTAAAGAACCTACAGGTATTATAATGGGTGCTGAAGGCAAAGGTATTTCCCCTTCGGTTTTAAAAGCTGTAGATGAAAAAGCAAAACTACCATTGCTTGGCGATATAGAGTCTTTAAATGTTTCTGTAGCTTGTGGTGCCTTTTTGTATGAAGTAGTTAGACAAAGACATTAG
- a CDS encoding replication-associated recombination protein A produces the protein MNEPLAERLRPKSLEDYISQKHLVGDKGVLTKHIEQGIIPSMIFWGPPGTGKTTLANIIAEQSKRPFYTLSAINSGVKDVREVIEKAKNSGGLFTTKNPILFIDEIHRFSKSQQDSLLQAVEKGWVTLIGATTENPSFEVIPALLSRCQVYILNAFEKTDLEALLTRAIEKDEQLAKKNITLKETDALLRLSGGDARKLLNIFELIITSETAEEITITNEFVLNKVQSNTVRYDKTGEQHYDIISAFIKSIRGSDPNGAVYWLARMIEGGEDVKFIARRLLILASEDIGNANPTALVIANNTFQAVSVIGNPESRIILSQCATYLACSPKSNTAYQAINSAQAMVKQTGDLSVPLEIRNAPTKLMKDLGYGDNYKYAHNYNNNFAEQEFLPKEITGEKFYEPGNNARENAQRDFLKKRWKNKYGY, from the coding sequence ATGAACGAACCATTGGCAGAACGATTACGACCAAAATCTTTGGAAGACTATATTAGTCAGAAACATCTTGTGGGTGACAAAGGTGTATTAACCAAACATATCGAGCAAGGTATTATTCCATCTATGATTTTTTGGGGACCACCAGGAACAGGTAAAACGACCTTGGCTAACATTATTGCCGAACAATCAAAAAGACCATTTTACACACTTAGCGCCATAAATTCTGGAGTAAAAGATGTTCGAGAAGTTATTGAAAAGGCAAAAAATAGTGGTGGCTTGTTTACAACTAAAAACCCTATTCTATTTATTGATGAAATTCATAGATTTAGTAAATCGCAACAAGATTCCTTATTACAAGCTGTTGAAAAAGGCTGGGTTACTTTAATTGGTGCCACAACAGAAAACCCAAGCTTTGAAGTGATTCCTGCCCTACTTTCACGATGTCAAGTTTATATTTTAAATGCTTTTGAAAAAACCGATTTAGAAGCCCTTTTAACGCGTGCAATTGAAAAAGATGAACAACTAGCTAAAAAAAACATCACCCTTAAAGAAACCGATGCTTTATTACGTCTTTCTGGTGGTGATGCTAGGAAACTACTTAATATTTTTGAATTAATCATTACATCGGAAACCGCAGAAGAAATTACAATAACAAACGAATTTGTTTTAAATAAAGTACAAAGTAATACCGTACGTTACGATAAAACGGGCGAGCAACATTACGATATCATTTCAGCTTTTATAAAATCTATTCGTGGTAGCGACCCCAATGGAGCTGTTTACTGGTTGGCAAGAATGATTGAAGGTGGTGAAGATGTTAAATTTATAGCTAGACGCTTGTTAATTTTAGCAAGTGAAGATATTGGAAATGCTAATCCTACAGCATTAGTAATTGCTAATAATACATTTCAAGCTGTTTCGGTTATAGGCAACCCAGAATCTAGAATTATTTTAAGCCAATGTGCCACTTACCTAGCCTGCTCGCCTAAAAGTAATACTGCATATCAAGCTATTAATTCGGCACAAGCTATGGTTAAACAAACAGGCGATTTAAGTGTACCTCTTGAAATTAGAAATGCGCCAACTAAATTAATGAAAGATTTAGGCTATGGCGATAATTATAAATACGCCCATAATTACAATAATAATTTTGCTGAACAAGAATTTCTTCCCAAAGAAATTACTGGAGAGAAATTTTACGAACCAGGTAATAATGCAAGAGAAAATGCCCAACGTGACTTTTTAAAAAAACGTTGGAAAAATAAATACGGCTATTAA
- a CDS encoding helix-turn-helix transcriptional regulator, with protein sequence MKNNVKVIRKDKGLTQEKLAELLNVSRQTIISIESSRYVPSTMLSLKIAKYLSKRVEELFELEQKDFD encoded by the coding sequence ATGAAGAATAATGTTAAGGTAATAAGAAAAGATAAAGGATTAACACAAGAGAAACTAGCCGAATTACTTAATGTATCTCGTCAAACAATCATATCTATTGAATCCAGTCGTTATGTTCCGTCAACAATGTTGTCTCTAAAAATAGCAAAGTACCTTAGTAAGAGAGTTGAAGAGCTTTTTGAACTAGAACAGAAGGATTTTGATTAA
- a CDS encoding polysaccharide deacetylase family protein, giving the protein MLLVYTHKITPRLTYAFKHICTRVLGVPVNFTTKVEEFIAHNSIKMSYTKQPLSSEVFVRSHELLFEQGLSDLDFYVQDWDDTKGFFSTTEKSTLPFDIFAATFYLLSRYEEYLPHVKDEYGRFTATESLAFKHDFLHQPVVDIWSYKLKTVLQKQFPEFQFPEKSYDIKPIIDVPSPYDFKQKGLLRTIGGTLKDLVNFKLKKLYLRFLVLFGLRHDPYDTYKYILNKQKQYDFKFQFFFLIGDYSTFDKGVSAQKKQYISLIKHVADYCHVGLKASYFALENSSILKKEKIRMESILNTSLSASRQSFSKLNLPEAYRNLVDLEIFEDYTMGYVNHLGFRAGTCTPFYFYDLDYEIQTPLKVHPYHLMDYALLKIHSQLDKKKAINELIKEIKAVKGEFAPVFHNYTFSEIERWQGFKELFNLMLDSKYEA; this is encoded by the coding sequence ATGCTATTAGTTTATACTCATAAAATCACACCGCGATTAACCTATGCTTTTAAGCATATTTGTACACGTGTTTTAGGTGTTCCTGTAAACTTCACGACAAAAGTAGAGGAGTTTATTGCACATAATAGTATAAAAATGTCTTATACAAAACAGCCATTAAGCAGTGAAGTTTTTGTAAGAAGCCATGAATTGCTATTTGAACAAGGATTATCTGATTTAGATTTTTATGTTCAAGATTGGGATGATACAAAAGGTTTTTTTTCCACAACGGAAAAAAGCACCTTACCTTTTGATATTTTTGCAGCAACATTTTATTTGTTAAGTCGATATGAAGAGTATTTACCACATGTAAAAGATGAGTATGGTCGTTTTACAGCCACCGAAAGTCTAGCTTTTAAGCACGATTTTTTACATCAACCAGTTGTAGATATTTGGTCTTACAAGTTAAAAACTGTGTTACAAAAACAGTTTCCGGAATTTCAATTTCCTGAAAAGAGTTACGATATTAAACCCATAATAGACGTTCCTTCACCTTACGATTTTAAACAGAAAGGATTGCTAAGAACCATAGGAGGAACCTTAAAAGACTTAGTGAATTTTAAGTTAAAAAAACTCTACTTAAGGTTTTTAGTTTTGTTTGGTTTACGCCATGATCCTTACGATACCTATAAGTACATTCTGAACAAACAGAAACAGTACGATTTTAAATTTCAATTTTTCTTTTTAATTGGTGATTATTCAACTTTTGATAAAGGTGTTAGCGCACAAAAAAAGCAATATATTTCATTAATAAAACACGTGGCAGATTATTGTCATGTTGGTCTAAAAGCATCATATTTTGCTTTAGAGAATAGTAGTATTCTAAAGAAAGAAAAAATACGAATGGAGTCTATATTAAACACATCGTTGTCAGCTTCTAGACAATCGTTTTCAAAGCTTAATTTGCCAGAGGCTTACCGTAATTTGGTGGACTTAGAGATTTTTGAAGATTATACGATGGGCTATGTTAATCATTTAGGGTTTCGAGCCGGAACATGTACGCCATTCTACTTTTATGACTTAGATTATGAAATACAAACCCCACTAAAGGTTCATCCTTATCATTTAATGGATTATGCCTTATTAAAAATTCATTCGCAATTAGATAAGAAAAAAGCCATTAATGAATTAATTAAAGAAATTAAGGCAGTAAAAGGTGAGTTTGCACCAGTTTTTCATAATTACACGTTTAGTGAAATAGAACGTTGGCAAGGATTTAAAGAACTTTTTAATTTAATGTTAGATTCGAAATATGAAGCTTAA
- the radC gene encoding DNA repair protein RadC, producing the protein MTDKTSSFSIKHWNQDDQPREKLRDKGKSVLSDAELVAILIGSGSREESAVELCKRILASVDNNLNELGKLSLKQLMAFKGIGEAKAISIAAAMELGRRRRGEDALKRKKITSSISVFELMQPIIGELPHEEFWIIYLNNSNKVLQKLQLSKGGITGTLVDVRLVMKTALECGATAIILTHNHPSGTLKPSAADKQITQKLKEAGQSLDIKVLDHLIVTENAYFSFADEGVI; encoded by the coding sequence ATGACTGATAAAACTAGTTCGTTTTCTATAAAGCATTGGAATCAAGATGATCAACCAAGAGAAAAGCTACGCGATAAAGGAAAATCTGTATTAAGCGATGCCGAGTTGGTGGCTATTCTCATAGGTTCAGGTAGTCGAGAAGAAAGTGCTGTAGAGCTTTGTAAACGTATTCTAGCAAGTGTAGACAATAACTTAAACGAATTAGGAAAACTATCTTTAAAGCAATTAATGGCATTTAAAGGAATAGGCGAAGCTAAGGCTATAAGTATTGCTGCTGCCATGGAATTAGGAAGACGACGTAGGGGAGAAGATGCTTTAAAACGAAAAAAAATAACCTCCAGTATTTCAGTATTCGAATTAATGCAACCCATAATAGGCGAATTACCACACGAAGAATTCTGGATTATTTATTTAAACAATTCTAATAAAGTTTTACAGAAACTTCAGTTAAGCAAAGGTGGTATTACCGGAACTCTGGTTGATGTGCGTTTGGTTATGAAAACAGCCTTGGAATGTGGTGCAACAGCTATAATTTTAACTCATAACCATCCTTCGGGAACGTTAAAGCCAAGTGCGGCAGATAAACAGATAACACAAAAGTTAAAAGAAGCAGGACAAAGTTTAGATATTAAAGTACTAGATCATCTTATCGTAACCGAAAATGCTTACTTTAGCTTTGCCGATGAAGGTGTTATATAA
- a CDS encoding rhomboid family intramembrane serine protease yields MNHLHDDNFKFTNGVVLYPILFVLIIWVVFWVEIRFGLDFTFLGVYPQSLSGLKGIVFSPFIHSNITHLYHNTIPLFVLTAAMFFFYKDIAWNVIVYGVLLSGLLTWLIGRPSYHIGASGVIYVLVSFTFFKGVFAKHFRLIALSLLVVFLYGSMLWYIFPVKEQMSWEGHLSGLITGLLFAFIFRNKIAKPVKYEWEDPEYNEDDDPFLKHFDEDGNFIETLPEEEFETDENSSYRVNYIFKEDNKD; encoded by the coding sequence ATGAATCACTTACATGACGACAATTTTAAGTTTACCAATGGTGTAGTACTTTACCCTATATTATTTGTTTTAATTATTTGGGTGGTGTTTTGGGTTGAGATTAGATTTGGTTTAGATTTTACGTTTTTAGGTGTTTATCCACAATCGTTGTCTGGTTTAAAGGGTATTGTATTCAGCCCTTTTATACATTCCAATATTACGCACTTATATCATAATACCATACCCTTATTTGTTTTAACTGCTGCCATGTTTTTTTTCTACAAAGACATTGCATGGAACGTAATTGTTTATGGAGTTCTGCTTTCGGGTTTGCTAACTTGGCTTATAGGACGACCATCTTACCATATTGGAGCAAGTGGCGTAATTTATGTATTGGTGAGTTTTACTTTTTTTAAGGGTGTTTTTGCTAAACACTTTAGACTTATTGCTTTGTCTTTATTAGTTGTTTTTCTTTACGGAAGCATGTTATGGTACATTTTTCCAGTTAAAGAGCAAATGTCTTGGGAAGGACACTTGTCGGGGTTAATTACAGGATTATTGTTTGCTTTTATTTTTAGAAATAAGATAGCAAAACCAGTTAAATATGAGTGGGAAGATCCTGAGTATAACGAAGATGATGACCCATTTTTAAAGCATTTTGATGAAGACGGTAATTTTATTGAAACACTACCAGAAGAAGAATTTGAAACAGATGAAAACTCTTCTTATAGGGTAAATTATATTTTTAAAGAAGACAATAAGGACTAA
- a CDS encoding YjjG family noncanonical pyrimidine nucleotidase, with the protein MKLNGITDVFFDLDHTLWDFDKNSKLTFDKIFKINDIEVDLDEFVSVYEPINFQYWKLYREEKIDKKNLRFNRLQDTFTILKLQVHETTINKLSDDYITYLSTYNHLFNNAVEILHYLSKDYQLHIITNGFNQVQRKKLVNSKIDVFFKSVTDSESVGVKKPNSKIFNHAITLANTSPEQSIMIGDNLEADIYGALNVGIDAIFYNLNNTSVDNGIKQITSLQELKDYL; encoded by the coding sequence ATGAAGCTTAACGGAATAACCGATGTTTTTTTTGATTTAGATCATACACTTTGGGATTTTGATAAAAACTCAAAGCTAACTTTTGATAAAATATTTAAAATAAATGATATTGAAGTAGATTTAGATGAGTTTGTCTCTGTATATGAACCCATAAATTTTCAATATTGGAAACTATACCGTGAAGAAAAAATAGATAAGAAAAACCTTAGATTTAATAGGTTACAGGATACGTTTACTATACTTAAGTTACAAGTTCATGAAACGACTATAAATAAACTTTCAGACGATTATATTACGTATTTATCTACTTATAATCATCTTTTTAATAACGCTGTAGAGATATTACATTATTTATCAAAAGACTACCAATTGCATATTATTACCAACGGTTTTAATCAAGTACAACGAAAAAAACTAGTCAATTCTAAAATAGACGTTTTCTTTAAATCGGTAACAGATTCTGAATCTGTTGGTGTGAAAAAACCAAACTCGAAAATTTTTAATCATGCTATAACATTAGCAAATACTTCACCAGAGCAAAGCATTATGATAGGTGATAATTTAGAAGCTGATATTTATGGCGCATTAAATGTTGGCATTGATGCTATTTTTTATAACTTAAACAATACTTCTGTAGATAATGGTATTAAACAAATTACGAGTTTACAAGAGTTAAAGGATTACTTATAA